A region from the Sandaracinus amylolyticus genome encodes:
- a CDS encoding phytoene desaturase family protein, which translates to MLPDECDVVVIGAGIGGLTSAALLAKSGVRVCVLEMADTPGGYLAGFRRGKFVFDTGIHWLNQCGPEGAVRRILRIVGPGAPETPALRRIRRYKGQSFDYLLTDEPDELRDRIAADAPEQAEGVRRFFEASKALGTSMSGFADHMRIAATMSLLEKAAHGVGMAARGLRSNLLEHLKWSTEDAFDELFEARVMARIFCSEERLLSCLLPLGWAYTHDYQSAPLGGARELWRFLVRAIRAWRGHVACRTRVDRIHVERGRVTGVSYTRGAREGSIRAKYVLAACDQASVYEHMLPPESVDRDWVAKLREAEIGPSHLTVFLGLDRPAEELGFGSEIVMLTRDDVSRRDHNAGDPTRVAITALASSVRDPSLAPPGMGTLRLTVSADIRDHDHWKTGPSLARGSEYVAFKNAYADILIARVEAALSTRIREHVVVREVATPITHLRYTGNRDGSIVGAKPSRANLWSGAAHYLTPIRHLIFSGQWAELGGGVPIAVKAGVNAALLVMKHERSAAFRHLAEAIDGKRATDALDPAWLQTLPASEPRDRARRPVVDDRGCARDREAHDPARVEERVARDP; encoded by the coding sequence ATGCTTCCGGACGAGTGTGACGTCGTGGTGATCGGCGCCGGGATCGGAGGGCTCACGAGCGCAGCGCTGCTCGCGAAGTCCGGAGTCCGCGTCTGCGTGCTGGAGATGGCGGACACGCCCGGCGGATACCTCGCGGGGTTCCGCCGCGGGAAATTCGTCTTCGACACGGGGATCCACTGGCTGAATCAGTGCGGTCCAGAAGGCGCCGTGCGGCGAATCCTGCGCATCGTCGGGCCCGGCGCGCCGGAGACTCCGGCGCTGCGCCGCATCCGACGGTACAAGGGACAGAGCTTCGACTATCTGCTCACGGACGAGCCCGACGAGCTCCGCGATCGGATCGCGGCGGACGCGCCCGAGCAAGCAGAGGGAGTGCGGCGCTTCTTCGAGGCCTCGAAGGCGCTCGGCACGTCGATGAGCGGGTTCGCCGATCACATGCGGATCGCCGCGACGATGTCGCTCCTCGAGAAGGCCGCGCACGGCGTCGGGATGGCGGCTCGTGGCCTGCGCTCGAACTTGCTCGAGCACCTCAAGTGGTCCACCGAGGACGCGTTCGACGAGCTCTTCGAAGCGCGGGTGATGGCGCGGATCTTCTGCTCCGAAGAGCGCCTCTTGTCGTGCCTCTTGCCGCTCGGCTGGGCGTACACCCACGACTACCAGTCGGCGCCGCTCGGCGGCGCGCGCGAGCTCTGGCGCTTCTTGGTCCGCGCGATCCGCGCGTGGCGCGGACACGTCGCCTGCCGCACGCGCGTCGATCGGATCCACGTCGAGCGCGGGCGTGTGACCGGCGTCTCGTACACGAGGGGAGCGCGCGAGGGATCGATCCGCGCGAAGTACGTGCTCGCCGCCTGTGACCAAGCGAGCGTGTACGAGCACATGCTGCCGCCCGAGAGCGTCGATCGCGACTGGGTCGCGAAGCTGCGCGAGGCCGAGATCGGCCCTTCGCATCTCACGGTGTTCCTCGGCCTCGATCGTCCCGCCGAGGAGCTCGGCTTCGGCTCCGAGATCGTGATGCTCACGCGGGACGACGTCTCGCGGCGCGACCACAACGCGGGCGATCCGACGCGCGTCGCGATCACGGCGCTCGCGTCGTCGGTGCGCGATCCGAGCCTCGCGCCGCCGGGGATGGGCACGCTGAGGCTCACCGTGTCGGCCGACATCCGGGATCACGATCACTGGAAGACCGGGCCGAGCCTCGCGCGAGGATCCGAGTACGTCGCGTTCAAGAACGCCTATGCCGACATCCTGATCGCGCGCGTCGAAGCGGCGCTGTCGACGCGCATCCGCGAGCACGTCGTCGTGCGCGAGGTGGCCACTCCGATCACGCACCTTCGATATACGGGCAATCGCGACGGGAGCATCGTCGGCGCGAAGCCGAGCCGCGCCAACTTGTGGAGCGGAGCGGCGCACTACCTCACACCGATTCGACATCTGATCTTCAGCGGTCAGTGGGCCGAGCTCGGAGGCGGCGTCCCGATCGCGGTCAAAGCCGGTGTGAACGCGGCGCTGCTCGTGATGAAGCACGAGCGCAGCGCCGCGTTCCGCCATCTCGCCGAGGCGATCGACGGCAAGCGCGCCACCGACGCGCTCGACCCCGCCTGGCTGCAGACT
- a CDS encoding helix-turn-helix transcriptional regulator, protein MVKPTKVTNSIRALRFARGEMTQAELAERVGVTRQTLIAIEQGKYSPSLEVAFKIARVLGAPLDQVFHYPDADSQ, encoded by the coding sequence GTGGTGAAGCCGACGAAGGTCACGAACTCGATCCGCGCCCTGCGGTTCGCGCGCGGCGAGATGACGCAGGCGGAGCTCGCGGAGAGAGTCGGTGTCACGCGACAGACGCTGATCGCGATCGAGCAGGGGAAATACTCACCTTCGCTCGAAGTGGCGTTCAAGATCGCGCGCGTGCTCGGAGCCCCGCTCGATCAGGTGTTCCACTACCCCGACGCGGACTCGCAGTAG